From Halomicrobium salinisoli, the proteins below share one genomic window:
- a CDS encoding DNA topoisomerase IV subunit A, with amino-acid sequence MSAETQLNDEEAREKLIELAETFYDQFADGEVPKMQVPTRTKSNIEYDEDMNVWVYGDRTSTRTAKTVSGAQKLLKAIYAIDFLQQQLEEDRSSTLRELYYLSESWDLEEAQFNSQDESNQLVEDLEIVSNVTREDFHMRPEESGATLMGPLELREQTRRGEREIHCQEDVGEGGYQIPNNPDTIEFLDNDADFVLAVETGGMRDRLVENGFDEEYNSLIVHLKGQPARATRRITKRLHDELDLPVVVFTDGDPWSYRIYGSVAYGSIKSAHLSEYLATPEADFIGIRPEDIVEYDLPTDPLSDSDINALESELEDPRFQTEFWEEQIELQLDIEKKSEQQALASHGLDFVTDTYLPERLSEMGVL; translated from the coding sequence ATGAGCGCAGAGACGCAACTGAACGACGAGGAAGCGCGCGAGAAGCTGATCGAGCTGGCCGAGACGTTCTACGACCAGTTCGCCGACGGCGAGGTGCCGAAGATGCAGGTGCCCACCCGGACCAAGTCCAACATCGAGTACGACGAGGACATGAACGTCTGGGTGTACGGCGACCGCACCTCCACCCGGACGGCCAAGACCGTCTCCGGGGCCCAGAAGCTCCTGAAGGCGATCTACGCCATCGACTTCCTCCAGCAGCAACTGGAGGAGGACCGATCGTCCACCCTGCGTGAGCTGTACTACCTCTCGGAGTCGTGGGACCTGGAGGAGGCGCAGTTCAACAGTCAAGACGAGTCCAACCAGCTGGTCGAGGACCTGGAGATCGTCTCCAACGTCACCCGCGAGGACTTCCACATGCGCCCGGAGGAGTCCGGTGCGACCCTGATGGGGCCGCTGGAACTCCGGGAGCAGACCCGCCGCGGCGAGCGGGAGATCCACTGCCAGGAGGACGTCGGCGAGGGCGGCTACCAGATCCCCAACAACCCCGACACCATCGAGTTCCTGGACAACGACGCGGACTTCGTGCTGGCCGTCGAGACCGGTGGTATGCGCGACCGCCTCGTCGAGAACGGCTTCGACGAGGAGTACAACTCGCTGATCGTCCACCTCAAGGGCCAGCCCGCCCGGGCGACCCGGCGGATCACCAAGCGACTCCACGACGAACTCGACCTGCCCGTCGTGGTCTTCACAGACGGTGACCCGTGGTCGTACCGCATCTACGGCTCCGTCGCCTACGGCTCGATCAAGTCCGCCCACCTCTCGGAGTACCTCGCCACGCCGGAGGCCGACTTCATCGGCATCCGGCCCGAGGACATCGTGGAGTACGACCTGCCGACGGACCCGCTCAGCGACTCCGACATCAACGCCCTGGAGTCCGAGCTGGAGGACCCGCGCTTCCAGACGGAGTTCTGGGAGGAGCAGATCGAACTGCAACTGGACATCGAGAAGAAGTCCGAGCAGCAGGCGCTGGCCAGCCACGGGCTGGACTTCGTGACGGATACGTATCTCCCGGAAAGGCTCTCTGAGATGGGCGTCCTCTAG
- a CDS encoding type II secretion system F family protein, with translation MALDPLGLAPLAVVAAVAVGAALTSVSDGWNRTVTRYARHLFGRYVEPDPERQRQLRAAYVAETYRSYAARTLLYTAVAALAGAVAGVYVFGGVLLAIPTIVDLLMGLPPTMVSALGLWGFELVLSETQTFAIVTAGGIVGGLGTAGTTYGLRWTLPRSRAAERRRGIDEGLARTVAFMYALSRGGVAVPAMMRTLSENRAVYGEGAAEVGVAVREMDLFGRDVITAVRRAARRTPSDRFETFAENLASVLQSGQSLSEFLRQQYERYREEAAERQEEVLELLATVAEAYVTVLVAAVLFLLTILLVFGLTLRDTLPFMRILAYLLIPLANAGFVVYLGQKLDSLGVGGQGTSAILDEYETTTFGRPAADGESAGATSASAAVQADGGATARAEHRRQLRLADRLARVRRVLRSPLATLRWHPDRILYVTVPLALLYVAVRAPAAFATETVNLYRLDDVLIRAALFVLVTYAVVREAYARRLRRIEAATPELLERLASLNEAGMSVVESLRRVRGSDVGVLTPEVERIWADVQTGANVEDALVRFGRRLRTVAVTRVVVLLVNAMRASGKLGPVLRIAAEQARADHRLRRKRRQTMVTYLVVIYVSFLVFLVIIAAVQEVLVPSLPSHVPTPENTGRLAVSGDQFARLGQVDKAAYTLVFFHTALIQAVLSGFVGGQLGEGSLRDGAKHAAIMLGVAYVAFLLLSSPVASVTLDGVDAGEGAVVVDSVSASEGGFLVLYDGDRNGTVLGSSGYLQSGTHRDVRIDVDGGVSTGSTVVAVVHRDTDGDESLTLDGSADAPYPEAGRGDVVEVAVTAE, from the coding sequence ATGGCGCTCGATCCCCTCGGCCTCGCGCCGCTCGCGGTCGTCGCCGCCGTCGCCGTCGGAGCCGCCCTGACCTCGGTCAGCGACGGCTGGAACCGGACGGTCACGCGCTACGCGCGGCACTTGTTCGGCCGGTACGTCGAGCCCGACCCCGAGCGCCAGCGCCAGCTCCGTGCGGCCTACGTCGCCGAGACCTACCGCTCGTACGCCGCGCGGACGCTCCTGTACACCGCCGTCGCGGCCCTGGCCGGCGCCGTCGCCGGCGTCTACGTCTTCGGCGGGGTCCTGCTCGCGATCCCGACGATCGTCGACCTCCTCATGGGCCTGCCCCCGACGATGGTCTCCGCGCTGGGCCTGTGGGGGTTCGAGCTGGTCCTCTCTGAAACCCAGACGTTCGCCATCGTCACGGCGGGCGGAATCGTTGGCGGCCTCGGGACGGCGGGGACGACCTACGGACTCCGGTGGACCCTCCCGCGGAGCCGCGCCGCAGAGCGCCGCCGGGGCATCGACGAGGGGCTGGCCCGCACGGTCGCGTTCATGTACGCGCTCTCGCGGGGCGGCGTCGCCGTCCCCGCGATGATGCGGACCCTCTCGGAGAACCGCGCGGTCTACGGCGAGGGCGCGGCCGAGGTGGGCGTCGCCGTCCGCGAGATGGACCTGTTCGGCCGGGACGTGATCACGGCGGTCCGGCGCGCTGCCCGGCGGACCCCCAGCGACCGCTTCGAGACGTTCGCCGAGAACCTGGCCAGCGTTCTCCAGAGCGGCCAGTCCCTCTCGGAGTTCCTCCGCCAGCAGTACGAGCGCTACCGGGAGGAGGCCGCCGAGCGCCAGGAGGAGGTCCTGGAACTGCTCGCGACCGTCGCCGAGGCGTACGTGACCGTCCTCGTCGCCGCCGTCCTCTTCCTTTTGACCATCCTGCTCGTGTTCGGGCTGACGCTCCGGGACACGCTCCCGTTCATGCGGATCCTGGCGTACCTGTTGATCCCGCTGGCCAACGCGGGCTTCGTGGTCTACCTCGGCCAGAAGCTCGACTCGCTGGGCGTCGGCGGGCAGGGGACCAGCGCGATCCTCGACGAGTACGAGACGACGACGTTCGGGCGCCCCGCCGCGGACGGGGAGTCCGCGGGCGCTACCAGTGCGTCCGCCGCTGTCCAGGCAGACGGCGGCGCGACCGCCCGGGCCGAGCACCGACGACAGCTACGGCTCGCGGACAGACTCGCCCGGGTCAGGCGCGTCCTCCGGTCGCCACTGGCGACGCTGCGCTGGCATCCCGACCGGATCCTGTACGTGACCGTCCCGCTGGCCCTGCTCTACGTCGCCGTCCGCGCGCCGGCCGCCTTCGCCACGGAGACGGTCAACCTCTACCGCCTCGACGACGTGCTGATCCGGGCGGCGCTGTTCGTGCTCGTCACCTACGCCGTCGTCCGGGAGGCGTACGCACGCCGGCTCCGCCGTATCGAGGCGGCCACGCCGGAGCTGCTGGAACGGTTGGCCAGCCTCAACGAGGCCGGGATGTCCGTCGTCGAGAGCCTCCGCCGCGTCCGCGGGAGCGACGTCGGCGTCCTCACGCCCGAGGTCGAGCGGATCTGGGCGGACGTGCAGACGGGGGCCAACGTCGAGGACGCCCTCGTTCGCTTCGGCCGGCGGCTGCGCACCGTCGCCGTCACCCGGGTCGTCGTCCTGCTCGTCAACGCCATGCGGGCCAGCGGGAAGCTCGGGCCCGTCCTGCGCATCGCCGCCGAGCAGGCCCGGGCCGACCACCGCCTGCGCCGGAAGCGCCGCCAGACGATGGTCACCTACCTCGTGGTCATCTACGTCTCCTTCCTGGTCTTCCTCGTGATCATCGCCGCCGTCCAGGAGGTGCTCGTCCCGAGCCTCCCCTCCCACGTCCCGACGCCGGAGAACACCGGTCGGCTGGCGGTCAGCGGCGACCAGTTCGCCCGCCTGGGCCAGGTGGACAAGGCCGCCTACACCCTCGTGTTCTTCCACACCGCGCTGATCCAGGCCGTCCTCTCCGGGTTCGTCGGCGGCCAGCTGGGCGAGGGGTCGCTGCGCGACGGCGCCAAGCACGCGGCGATCATGCTCGGCGTCGCCTACGTCGCCTTCCTGCTTCTGTCCTCCCCGGTCGCCTCGGTCACCCTCGACGGCGTCGACGCCGGGGAGGGGGCCGTCGTCGTCGACTCCGTCTCCGCCTCCGAGGGCGGTTTCCTCGTCCTCTACGACGGCGACCGGAACGGGACCGTCCTCGGCTCCAGCGGCTACCTCCAGTCCGGGACCCACCGCGACGTCCGGATCGACGTCGACGGCGGCGTGTCAACGGGCAGCACCGTCGTCGCCGTCGTTCACCGGGACACCGACGGCGACGAGTCGCTGACCCTGGACGGATCAGCGGACGCCCCCTACCCCGAGGCGGGACGGGGCGACGTCGTCGAGGTCGCGGTGACGGCGGAGTGA
- a CDS encoding MBL fold metallo-hydrolase, whose protein sequence is MTVHFDGLTLDWLGYATLRIEGDDSVVYFDPGRYGVLTGEWEPHADVAHPPAQDYDAHDADVVCVTHVHHYDPDGIRRVANDDTTLVVFEGINVHRTDRDLDRPADLPYDRVEVSMEDDRLVDDLPLWTVPAYNDPDGPNVDETGEPIHPKGIGCGFLVAVDGTRVFWPGDTDVLPGHGELDADVFVPSIAKNYTMDRHEAADLAEEMAPGLVLPMHYNTFEALESDSGAFATDVARRGVPVALDER, encoded by the coding sequence ATGACCGTCCACTTCGACGGGCTGACGCTCGACTGGCTCGGCTACGCGACGCTGCGGATCGAGGGCGACGACTCAGTCGTCTACTTCGACCCCGGCCGCTACGGCGTGCTCACCGGCGAGTGGGAGCCCCACGCCGACGTCGCCCACCCGCCCGCGCAGGACTACGACGCCCACGACGCCGACGTGGTCTGCGTGACCCACGTCCACCACTACGACCCCGACGGCATCCGCCGGGTCGCGAACGACGACACCACCCTCGTCGTCTTCGAGGGCATCAACGTCCACCGGACCGACCGCGACCTCGACCGGCCGGCGGACCTCCCCTACGACCGCGTCGAGGTGTCGATGGAGGACGACCGCCTCGTCGACGATCTCCCGCTGTGGACCGTTCCCGCCTACAACGATCCCGACGGCCCCAACGTCGACGAGACCGGCGAGCCCATCCATCCGAAGGGGATCGGCTGCGGCTTCCTCGTCGCCGTCGACGGCACCCGCGTCTTCTGGCCCGGCGACACGGACGTCCTCCCCGGCCACGGGGAACTGGACGCGGACGTGTTCGTCCCCTCCATCGCGAAGAACTACACCATGGACCGCCACGAGGCGGCGGACCTCGCAGAGGAGATGGCCCCCGGCCTCGTGCTGCCGATGCACTACAACACCTTCGAGGCGCTGGAGAGCGACTCCGGCGCGTTCGCCACGGACGTCGCCCGGCGCGGCGTTCCCGTCGCGCTGGACGAGCGCTAG
- a CDS encoding DNA topoisomerase VI subunit B → MTSYQSRLGEGEGVAEELAESQRAISIAEFFEKNKHMLGFDSGARGLVTAVKEAVDNALDACEEAGILPDVYVEIQEAGDYYTLIVEDNGPGITKEQLPKVFGKLLYGSRFHKREQNRGQQGIGISAAVLYSQLTSGKPAKITSRTQGSDEAQYFELIVDTDTNEPEIDVEDTTNWDRPHGTRIELEMEANMRARNQLHDYVKHTAVVNPHARIELREPQEHFKYERATDQLPAETEEIRPHPHGVELGTLLKMLDATDSYSLSGFLQEEFTRVGGKTADGVIENFKDRHYGREMAWSPPEAHEDADVARAVQGAVSNKGKEATDAFADEVAETVGNNETLAHHELADVVDNVAARVADEHDKTFGDTVREAAVEAAWEAITDERTGDVYQLVDEATTTRKDDAAVQGLAERVAAKFEAGERHRVTLAAVEEYVDRAADMTEERDDATFGDTARENVVDQLWTRARRVPDEAPNVSEVADDRDDASDLLEAMRETDIIAPPTDCLAPITDELVEAGLTKEFDADFYAASTRDASVHGGDPFIVEAGIAYGGDVEADGKAQVMRFANRVPLVYQRGACATTDVVKDINWRNYGLDQPGGSGIPNGPVVVMVHIASTNVPFTSESKDAVANVPEIESEIELAIREAARDLKSYLNKRRSMQQRRKKQNKLATILPEMAEKLTEVTDSPELQIDDSLARIMNNVLVEREVEDGEVRVIVENNADTNADIEMTDIVTAEPQATNGANVVEMDGEWFVKWSTTVASGEEEVLEYSVTDEADFELSVDGVEDEKLTVNA, encoded by the coding sequence ATGACGTCGTACCAGTCGCGACTCGGTGAGGGCGAAGGGGTCGCCGAGGAGCTGGCCGAGAGCCAGCGGGCGATCTCGATCGCCGAGTTCTTCGAGAAGAACAAGCACATGCTCGGGTTCGACTCCGGAGCCCGAGGTCTCGTAACCGCCGTCAAGGAGGCCGTCGACAACGCATTAGACGCCTGTGAGGAGGCCGGCATCCTGCCCGACGTCTACGTCGAAATTCAGGAGGCCGGCGACTACTACACCCTCATCGTCGAGGACAACGGGCCGGGTATCACGAAGGAACAGCTCCCCAAGGTCTTCGGGAAGCTCCTCTACGGCTCGCGGTTCCACAAGCGCGAGCAGAACCGCGGCCAGCAGGGGATCGGTATCTCCGCCGCCGTCCTGTACTCCCAGCTGACCTCCGGCAAGCCCGCGAAGATCACCAGCCGGACGCAGGGCAGCGACGAGGCCCAGTACTTCGAGCTGATCGTCGACACGGACACCAACGAGCCGGAGATCGACGTCGAGGACACGACGAACTGGGACCGCCCGCACGGGACCCGCATCGAACTGGAGATGGAGGCCAACATGCGGGCCCGCAACCAGCTCCACGACTACGTCAAGCACACGGCGGTCGTGAACCCGCACGCCCGCATCGAGCTGCGCGAGCCCCAGGAGCACTTCAAGTACGAGCGGGCGACCGACCAGCTCCCCGCCGAGACGGAGGAGATCCGCCCGCACCCCCACGGGGTCGAGCTGGGCACCCTCCTGAAGATGCTCGACGCCACCGACTCCTACTCGCTGTCGGGCTTCCTCCAGGAGGAGTTCACTCGCGTCGGCGGGAAGACCGCAGACGGGGTCATCGAGAACTTCAAGGACCGACACTACGGCCGCGAGATGGCCTGGTCGCCGCCGGAGGCCCACGAGGACGCCGACGTCGCCCGCGCCGTCCAGGGGGCCGTCTCGAACAAGGGCAAGGAGGCCACCGACGCCTTCGCCGACGAGGTGGCCGAGACGGTCGGCAACAACGAGACGCTGGCCCACCACGAGCTGGCGGACGTCGTCGACAACGTCGCGGCCCGGGTCGCCGACGAGCACGACAAGACCTTCGGCGACACCGTCCGCGAGGCGGCCGTCGAGGCCGCCTGGGAGGCGATCACCGACGAGCGCACCGGCGACGTCTACCAGCTCGTCGACGAGGCGACCACCACCCGGAAGGACGACGCTGCCGTCCAGGGGCTGGCCGAGCGCGTCGCCGCGAAGTTCGAGGCCGGCGAGCGCCACCGCGTGACCCTCGCGGCGGTCGAGGAGTACGTCGACCGCGCCGCGGACATGACCGAGGAGCGCGACGACGCCACCTTCGGCGACACCGCCCGCGAGAACGTCGTCGACCAGCTCTGGACGCGCGCCCGCCGGGTCCCCGACGAGGCCCCGAACGTCTCCGAGGTGGCCGACGACCGCGACGACGCCAGCGACCTGCTGGAGGCGATGCGCGAGACGGACATCATCGCGCCGCCGACCGACTGCCTGGCGCCGATCACCGACGAGCTCGTTGAGGCCGGCCTCACCAAGGAGTTCGACGCGGACTTCTACGCCGCGTCGACCCGTGACGCCTCCGTCCACGGCGGCGACCCGTTCATCGTCGAGGCCGGCATCGCCTACGGCGGCGACGTCGAGGCCGACGGGAAAGCACAGGTGATGCGCTTCGCCAACCGCGTCCCGCTGGTCTACCAGCGCGGGGCCTGCGCCACGACCGACGTGGTCAAGGACATCAACTGGCGCAACTACGGGCTCGACCAGCCCGGCGGCTCCGGCATCCCGAACGGACCCGTCGTCGTGATGGTCCACATCGCGTCGACGAACGTGCCGTTCACCAGCGAGTCCAAGGACGCCGTGGCCAACGTCCCCGAGATCGAATCGGAGATCGAACTGGCCATCCGGGAGGCCGCCCGCGACCTGAAGAGCTACCTCAACAAGCGCCGGTCGATGCAGCAGCGCCGGAAGAAGCAGAACAAGCTCGCCACCATCCTCCCGGAGATGGCCGAGAAGCTGACGGAGGTGACCGACAGCCCCGAGCTACAGATCGACGACTCGCTGGCCCGGATCATGAACAACGTCCTCGTCGAGCGCGAGGTCGAGGACGGCGAGGTCCGCGTAATCGTCGAGAACAACGCCGACACCAACGCCGACATCGAGATGACCGACATCGTCACCGCGGAGCCCCAGGCGACCAACGGCGCCAACGTCGTCGAGATGGACGGCGAGTGGTTCGTGAAGTGGTCGACGACGGTCGCCTCGGGCGAGGAGGAAGTGCTGGAGTACAGCGTGACAGACGAGGCCGACTTCGAGCTGTCGGTCGACGGCGTGGAAGACGAGAAGCTCACGGTGAACGCATAA
- a CDS encoding type II/IV secretion system ATPase subunit: MADDQSPDGRPAGPLSGVSRWLSRTARALGGPAVPDSNYDPGRHGPLVSFDGLDGHEEVDRYWLNAPYAFVSINFDPAADEHRYHVVEPSLDELEADLLNRLFEDVRGPLIYRTDVADDPERALREELRSRLVEYGVDVEPETFYRLYYYLYRSFRGYGRIDPIMHDPRVEDVSCDGAGLPIFVYHEDYTDVETNVTFDADELDDFVVQLAQRSGRHVSVSDPVVSTTLPDGSRIELALGEEVTPRGSAFTIRKYADEPFTPIDLLEYGTFSLEMLVYLWLAIEHNKSLIFAGGTAAGKTTSMNAVSMFVPPRSKVLTIEDTRELSLYHDNWLSAVTRERLDDSDITMYDLLRSALRHRPEYIVVGEVRGEEAITLFQAMNTGHTTFSTMHADSVQTVINRLENEPINVPRPMVQSLDVLCVQVLARSGDERVRRAKTLAEIEGIDQRTGELDYSNAYAWEPTEDRFTDSNSDLLDEIRRERGWSQSELLGELNDRKRFLQYLRREGIDDYRRFTAMVNKYYADSEAVMDRIDAAGVAVED; encoded by the coding sequence ATGGCAGACGATCAGTCCCCCGACGGACGGCCGGCCGGCCCGCTCTCGGGGGTCAGCCGGTGGCTCTCGCGGACGGCGCGGGCGCTCGGCGGCCCGGCGGTGCCCGACTCGAACTACGACCCCGGCCGCCACGGCCCGCTGGTCTCCTTCGACGGCCTCGACGGCCACGAGGAGGTCGACCGCTACTGGCTCAACGCCCCCTACGCCTTCGTCTCGATCAACTTCGACCCCGCGGCCGACGAGCACCGGTACCACGTGGTCGAGCCCTCGCTGGACGAACTCGAGGCCGACCTGCTGAATCGGCTCTTTGAGGACGTCCGCGGTCCGCTCATCTACCGGACGGACGTCGCCGACGACCCCGAGCGCGCCCTCCGCGAGGAACTTCGATCCCGCCTCGTGGAGTACGGCGTCGACGTCGAGCCGGAGACGTTCTACCGGCTGTACTACTACCTCTATCGCTCCTTCCGCGGGTACGGTCGTATCGATCCGATCATGCACGACCCGCGCGTCGAGGACGTCTCCTGCGACGGCGCCGGCCTCCCCATCTTCGTCTACCACGAGGACTACACCGACGTCGAGACGAACGTGACCTTCGACGCCGACGAGCTGGACGACTTCGTGGTCCAGCTGGCCCAGCGCTCGGGCCGGCACGTCTCCGTCTCCGATCCCGTCGTCTCGACGACGCTGCCCGACGGTTCCCGGATCGAACTGGCCCTGGGCGAGGAGGTCACGCCCCGTGGGTCGGCTTTTACCATTCGTAAGTACGCCGACGAACCGTTCACGCCGATCGACCTCCTCGAGTACGGTACCTTCAGCCTGGAGATGCTGGTCTACCTCTGGCTGGCCATCGAGCACAACAAGTCGCTGATCTTCGCGGGCGGGACGGCCGCCGGCAAGACCACGTCGATGAACGCCGTCTCGATGTTCGTCCCGCCGCGCTCGAAGGTACTGACCATCGAGGACACCCGGGAGCTGTCGCTGTACCACGACAACTGGCTCTCGGCGGTGACCCGGGAGCGGCTGGACGACTCGGACATCACGATGTACGACCTGCTGCGGTCCGCGCTGCGCCACCGCCCCGAATACATCGTCGTCGGTGAGGTCCGCGGCGAGGAGGCCATCACCCTCTTCCAGGCGATGAACACCGGCCACACGACGTTCTCGACGATGCACGCCGACTCCGTCCAGACGGTGATCAACCGCCTGGAGAACGAGCCCATCAACGTCCCCCGACCGATGGTCCAGTCGCTGGACGTCCTCTGCGTGCAGGTGCTGGCCCGCTCAGGGGACGAGCGGGTCCGCCGGGCGAAGACGCTGGCCGAGATCGAGGGCATCGACCAGCGCACCGGCGAACTGGACTACTCGAACGCCTACGCCTGGGAGCCGACCGAGGACCGCTTCACCGACTCGAACAGCGACCTCCTCGACGAGATCCGCCGCGAGCGGGGCTGGAGCCAGTCGGAGCTGCTCGGTGAGCTGAACGACCGCAAGCGCTTCCTGCAGTACCTCCGGCGCGAGGGCATCGACGACTACCGCCGGTTCACCGCGATGGTCAACAAGTACTACGCCGACAGCGAGGCGGTGATGGACCGGATCGACGCCGCGGGGGTGGCCGTCGAGGACTGA
- the gyrB gene encoding DNA topoisomerase (ATP-hydrolyzing) subunit B, which produces MSQDPEYGADQIQVLEGLQAVRKRPAMYIGSTDARGLHHLVYEVVDNSIDEALAGHCDEIAVTVHEDDSVSVSDDGRGIPVDTHAEYDRPAVEVIMTVLHAGGKFDNKSYQVSGGLHGVGVSVVNALSGTLRVEVKRDGALWREEFVEGEPQGGLERVRDLDADEDTGTTIRFWPDEEIFETTDFVYSTLASRLRELAFLNSGVEITLADERDGEEETFRYEGGIREFVQYLNETKDPLHRDVIYFEDAETVDDGDVHVEIAMQGTDELQGSIHAFANNINTREGGTHMTGFKTALTRVVNDYAQENNLLSDLDDTLTGEDIREGLTAVISVKHPDPQFEGQTKTKLGNSEVRGVVESAMHDGLGTFFEENPDVAEAIVAKAVEAAKARKAAQKAEELTRRKSALESTALPGKLADCQTRDPSEAELFVVEGDSAGGSAKQGRNPEFQAILPIRGKILNVEKHRLDRILENDQIRNLITALGTGIGDEFDIDDCRYERIIMMTDADVDGAHIRTLLLTLFYRHMRPLLEAGYVYAAQPPLYRIRYNGETYDAMTEAERDKLVEEKCGGNPDQVQRFKGLGEMNPQQLWDTTMDPDQRILKQITIEDAAAADKMFSVLMGDAVEPRKQFIKEHSPEAEWVDI; this is translated from the coding sequence ATGTCACAGGACCCCGAGTACGGTGCGGACCAGATACAGGTCCTCGAAGGACTCCAGGCCGTCCGGAAGCGGCCGGCGATGTACATCGGCTCGACGGACGCCCGTGGGCTCCACCACCTCGTCTACGAGGTCGTGGACAACTCCATCGACGAGGCGCTGGCCGGTCACTGCGACGAGATCGCGGTCACGGTCCACGAGGACGACTCTGTCTCCGTCTCCGACGACGGTCGTGGCATCCCCGTGGACACCCACGCGGAGTACGACCGCCCCGCCGTCGAGGTCATCATGACCGTCCTCCACGCCGGCGGCAAGTTCGACAACAAGTCCTACCAGGTCTCCGGCGGCCTCCACGGCGTCGGCGTCTCCGTCGTCAACGCCCTTTCCGGGACCCTCCGGGTCGAGGTCAAGCGCGACGGCGCCCTCTGGCGCGAGGAGTTCGTCGAGGGCGAACCCCAGGGCGGCCTGGAGCGCGTCCGCGACCTCGACGCCGACGAGGACACGGGCACCACCATCCGCTTCTGGCCCGACGAGGAGATCTTCGAGACCACCGACTTCGTCTACTCGACGCTGGCCTCGCGGCTGCGGGAGCTGGCCTTCCTCAACTCTGGGGTGGAGATCACCCTCGCCGACGAGCGCGACGGCGAGGAAGAAACCTTCCGCTACGAGGGCGGCATCCGGGAGTTCGTCCAGTACCTCAACGAGACCAAGGACCCGCTCCACCGCGACGTCATCTACTTCGAGGACGCCGAGACCGTCGATGACGGCGACGTCCACGTCGAGATCGCCATGCAGGGCACCGACGAGCTACAGGGCTCGATCCACGCCTTCGCCAACAACATCAACACACGCGAGGGCGGGACCCACATGACCGGGTTCAAGACCGCCCTGACGCGCGTGGTCAACGACTACGCCCAGGAGAACAACCTCCTCTCGGATCTCGACGATACCCTCACGGGCGAGGACATCCGCGAGGGGCTGACGGCGGTCATCTCCGTCAAGCACCCCGACCCGCAGTTCGAGGGCCAGACCAAGACCAAGCTGGGCAACAGCGAGGTACGGGGCGTCGTCGAGTCCGCCATGCACGACGGGCTGGGCACCTTCTTCGAGGAGAACCCCGACGTCGCCGAGGCCATCGTCGCCAAGGCCGTCGAGGCCGCCAAGGCCCGCAAGGCCGCCCAGAAGGCCGAGGAGCTGACCCGCCGCAAGTCCGCACTCGAATCCACTGCGCTGCCCGGCAAGCTCGCCGACTGCCAGACACGTGATCCGAGCGAGGCCGAACTGTTCGTCGTGGAGGGCGACTCGGCCGGCGGTTCGGCCAAACAGGGCCGCAACCCCGAGTTCCAGGCCATCCTCCCGATCCGCGGGAAGATCCTCAACGTCGAGAAGCACCGCCTCGACAGGATTCTGGAGAACGACCAGATCAGGAACCTGATCACCGCGCTGGGCACCGGCATCGGCGACGAGTTCGACATCGACGACTGCCGCTACGAGCGCATCATCATGATGACGGACGCCGACGTCGACGGCGCCCACATCCGGACGCTCCTGCTGACGCTGTTCTACCGGCACATGCGCCCGCTGCTGGAGGCCGGCTACGTCTACGCCGCCCAGCCGCCCCTCTATCGCATCCGCTACAACGGCGAGACCTACGACGCCATGACCGAAGCGGAGCGCGACAAACTGGTCGAGGAGAAGTGCGGCGGCAACCCCGACCAGGTCCAGCGGTTCAAGGGCCTGGGCGAGATGAACCCCCAGCAGCTCTGGGACACTACTATGGACCCCGACCAGCGGATCCTCAAGCAGATCACCATCGAGGACGCCGCCGCGGCGGACAAGATGTTCTCCGTGCTGATGGGCGACGCCGTCGAACCCCGCAAGCAGTTCATCAAGGAGCACTCGCCCGAGGCAGAGTGGGTGGACATCTGA